One segment of Gadus chalcogrammus isolate NIFS_2021 chromosome 8, NIFS_Gcha_1.0, whole genome shotgun sequence DNA contains the following:
- the ptger4c gene encoding prostaglandin E receptor 4 (subtype EP4) c gives MTNDTVLLPEDYEINKSEQLSPLALVLHNHSAFPPLNLQSSSLVTSATMFAVGVLGNVIAIVVLCISKKEQKETIFYTLVCGMAVTDLLGTCFTSPVVIATYVAGRWPGGVLLCDYFSFSMLFFGSAGMSIMCAMAVERYLAISHAYFYSQHIDRSMARLALIAIYLANITLCVMPSFGFGRHVRHYPGTWCFLDWRATDPLGASYSFLYGGVMLVLIAVTVLCNYAVCRSLVGMNQRYTRTVKTEASMRSGARRRFPRMPSVTSAAEMQMLWLLILMTIVFLVCSIPFVVRIFVNQLYGPAYISAAGSDLLAIRFASFNPILDPWVYILCRKNLLVKGCERLKRTVGHVKEDRVHSAGWVGQNSPQLFDHSNDTSYASLRTALRTAKVRKPAEDQASDDRGTSFTDFTTRQAWDYDTARADYHPFSVEHSAVTSVEGEMAAAMVPKPTVSAPDDRIGGALQAVCSVESLHQCALTRKVDIVTCTFGTPSSTLSVKCI, from the exons ATGACCAACGACACCGTCCTGCTGCCGGAAGACTATGAGATCAACAAATCCGAGCAGCTCAGCCCCCTGGCGCTGGTCCTCCACAACCACAGCGCGTTCCCGCCGCTGAACCTGCAGTCCAGCTCCCTGGTCACCTCGGCCACTATGTTCGCGGTGGGGGTCCTGGGGAACGTCATAGCCATCGTGGTGTTGTGCATCTCCAAGAAAGAGCAGAAGGAGACCATCTTCTACACGCTGGTGTGCGGCATGGCCGTCACCGACCTGCTGGGGACGTGCTTCACCAGCCCGGTGGTGATCGCCACCTACGTAGCCGGACGGTGGCCGGGCGGGGTCCTGCTGTGCGActacttctccttctccatgCTGTTCTTCGGCTCGGCCGGGATGTCCATCATGTGCGCCATGGCCGTGGAGCGCTACCTGGCCATCAGCCACGCGTACTTCTACTCGCAGCACATAGACCGTTCCATGGCGCGCCTCGCGCTCATCGCCATCTACCTGGCCAACATCACGCTGTGTGTCATGCCCAGTTTCGGGTTTGGAAGGCATGTCCGTCACTACCCGGGGACTTGGTGTTTTCTGGACTGGAGGGCGACGGATCCACTGGGTGCGTCTTACTCATTTCTCTACGGCGGCGTAATGTTGGTTTTAATCGCCGTGACCGTTTTGTGCAATTATGCCGTGTGCAGGTCGCTGGTGGGGATGAACCAGAGGTACACAAGGACAGTCAAGACGGAGGCGTCCATGCGCAGCGGGGCGCGGCGCCGCTTCCCCCGCATGCCATCGGTCACCTCCGCCGCGGAGATGCAGATGCTCTGGCTTCTCATCCTGATGACGATTGTATTCCTCGTCTGTTCCATCCCCTTTGTG GTGCGCATCTTTGTGAACCAGCTGTACGGTCCTGCTTATATCTCCGCTGCAGGGAGTGATCTGCTTGCGATCCGCTTTGCCTCATTCAACCCTATTCTAGACCCATGGGTGTACATTCTATGCCGGAAGAATTTGTTGGTGAAGGGCTGTGAGAGGTTGAAGCGGACAGTGGGACATGTCAAGGAGGACCGCGTCCACTCGGCGGGCTGGGTGGGACAAAACTCGCCCCAGTTGTTTGACCACAGCAACGACACCAGCTACGCGTCATTACGCACGGCATTACGCACGGCCAAGGTTCGGAAGCCCGCGGAGGACCAGGCGTCTGACGACAGAGGAACCTCCTTCACCGACTTCACCACCAGGCAGGCTTGGGACTACGACACCGCCCGGGCCGACTACCATCCGTTCAGCGTGGAGCATTCAGCCGTGACCTCCGTGGAGGGAGAGATGGCGGCAGCAATGGTTCCCAAACCCACCGTGTCTGCCCCTGACGATCGCATCGGTGGGGCGCTACAGGCCGTGTGCTCCGTGGAGTCCCTCCATCAGTGCGCGCTCACGAGGAAAGTGGACATTGTCACGTGCACCTTCGGCACACCCAGCTCCACTCTGTCGGTCAAATGCATTTAA